CTGTCTTATAATTTCGATCTTCAAAGTCGTAGCAACATTTTGCGATCGCATCTACTAACAATTGGCGATCGCCAAAATTTGTGGACTCTAGCAAGATATGTAATTCTTTGCGCTTTTGCCTGACTGTGACATTTACTTTGATTTCTAGGTCAAGTAAGCAAGTTTTGATGAGGGGTGCAAGCGATCGCATTCTTTATTCACTTTCTCAATCTAATAATTTCGTCAAAAGCTTAATCATAAACCATGAATATTAATAGAAGGTTATCTTAACTCGTTAGTAAGGGTTTCGGATCGTTGCTATTTGAACCTATATCGAAATGATGTGGTTTTGGAATTGTTCTGTTTTCTGCTGTGGCGGCTTCTAACCATGCAGTTTTAGCAAGAATTACTTCATTGAGTGCTTGCTGAGGAGTTTCTGCGATCGCTGAGCAATATTTCAAGTCAGGTATATCAGCAATATAGGCTTCGTCTGCTTCACTGTAGAAGATATTGATGTGATAGTCTTTCATGGTTATTTTGCTACTCAATCGGATCATCAGTTGGTGGATGTCGGTTGATGGCTATATCTGCAATCCGAATGCTAATCAGGCGATCGCGGTTACAGTCTAAAGCTTTTACGGTGGCGCGTCCTGTTGGTGTAGTGCCTAATAATTGCAGTTTATCGTTAGACCAGACAAAATGATCTTGCCAGCGATCGCTACGGGGATTAAATAGAGGAATTTCTATTCCTGTTTCAGGATCGATCGCAGTACTTTTTGTGTACTTCTGGCGATTGCAATGAAAGCAAGCAAGGGCAAGATTATCGAGATTATCTGTACCGCCTTGAGATTTGGGAAGGACATGATCGATAGTGAATTGAACGAATTGCCATTTTTCTACGGCATGACAATATTCGCACAGTCCGTTTGCGCGATCGCGAACTTGGACTTTGGTGGTTTCGGTTATGTTACGCGCCATGTTGGATTTCTGGCTGAGTTTTGGTGATGTTTTCGAGTAGGAAGTTATTGCGAATCATCCGATTTACAAAACTGAGATAGTCATCGATCGCGGCAAAGTCGTCTAGTTCTTGTTCTTCTGTTTCATTGAGTGAGGTTTCTTCGCGTTTGTCGAGTAGATTCTCGATACGTTCTTGAATGTTTTGTGATGCACGAAAGATCATTACTCCGTCTTGTAGTGTTATAGCGATCGCGCCATCAAGGGGAAGATTTTTGGGTAATGTGGTAAGTGGGGCAATTGTTGAAGTATTCATTTTATTTCTCCTGTCTTACATTTCAGATAGCCAAGCATTAATTTTAGAGACGAGTTCTTCGGTGGTTTGTCCTCCTGTGAATAGGCATATTTGGATTGGTGTTAGGCTTTGGCAGAGTTGCCCGATCGCCTCATTAGCACTTTTGCCATAAAGGGCGATCGCAAGAATTATTTAAATCCGTATTTTTGCTCTCTCTTTCTAAACGCTTCTTTTCCACCTTCGAGAACATCACATATTCTCTCTCTAATTTTTGGGCTTTCAAGAGAACCACTAAAATATGACAAATTTTCAGATTTGTTGTCTGCCACAATCACTTGCTCTGCATCGGCATTTACTACTAAGTTCGCATTATGTGTAGCGATGATGATTTGGCGATACTTTTTGATTGTTGTAAAGATAGGAACAAGACGCTTCATTATGAAATCATTATCAAGATCGTCTTCTGGCTGATCAATAATAATTGGATCGAAGAAGGATTCAGTCGCAAGTTTTAAGCAAAGATAAAGAGTTCCTCGCTGACCAATAGACAACTCTTCTGGACTTTTGTCATCATACTTAATTCTGGCAAGAACCTTGAGATATTTTTGCCTTTCTGATTCAGAGAAAAGAAGAGTTAAAAGCCTATCGATTCCATCTTGATTAAAGTAATCATCCTGTTCTAAAAAATCGTCTAACGTGGATGGGCTTTGAGCGTTAAACCAAATAACAGGTTGATTACTGATGAGAAGCTTATAGGCTTCATAGCTATTTACTGGAATCATGCTTTTAATTCTATCTAGAGGAGAAGAATCTTGTCTAGCTCTAAATTTTGTAAGATTCAAACAAGATTTTACGTGTTCATAGAACTTAGACTCATCAAAATATATCTCTCCGTGAATACTAATTGGTTGAAGAAGGTCTTTAATTAATTTTTTTTGCTGATCGACCCATTCTGACCTACCTTCTGACTTTTCAACCCACTTATCTTTAACGTGGGTAACTAACTTGTTAAATCTTATATCTAGCTGATTAACAAATGTATTTCTTCTCTCGCTGAGAGATTGCAGTTCACCACATTTTGTATCAATTTGGTGTATAGTTTCTTTCTCTTTCTCTATTTCAGAACGGTACTCTTCAACCTTTTGAAGTAAAGTAATTGGATCTCCCTCAATTTTTTCTTGCTCTAAACTCTCCTGAACTCGAATATTACTAAGTTTTAAATTAGCAGTCATTTCAGTTAGAGATGATACAGCCTCTTGAATAGATGAGACTTGCGAAGAAAAATCAACAATTGGAATGGAAAACCCAGTAAATTCATCGTTAACAGATCGAATTTCACTATTAATTTCGATTGCAAGGCTATCTAGTTTTGTCTTAAGGCGAGTCAGTCGGTTAGTGTGTTTTTCGTTGGCTTTAGTTGAAGAGATATTATTTGCATAACTCTCAATCAACTGTCTATTACTCTCTGTAGTTATGGTTGAAATAAGTTGAGTACGACGGTCGATAATTGCTTGGCTATCATCTCTAGGATGTTTATATAGCCAAGCTTTACATTCCTTAATCTGACGTAGTATATCGTCAATATCTTCTTCTTTGCCCAAAAGACTTTCTCCAACCAAAGAAATTCCTAACATATTCAAAATTGCATCGCTAAGGAATTCTGGATCTTTGACGATATCTTGAACTTCTCTTTGATGAACATGCAAATAAATTATTTCGGATTCACCACCAATCTGAAACTCTTCAGTTTCACCAGTATTTTTAGCATAGGTTACTGAAAAGCCCCCCTGCATAGAAATTTCGTCGGTTCTATCTTTGCTTTTCTTCTTGTTGAAGGTTTTCGCAATGGCATCCAGCAAAAGACTCTTCCCTGTCCCCCTACCACCGATAATGGCTATTAATCCTGAATTAAGTTCTAGCTTAGTGTCAGTAAAGCTAATCTTTTTGTTGAGTAATTTCGGGAAAATTTGTGCAGATTGGATTTTAATCTGCGAAAAATATGGTTTTGGAAATTCAGAAATAGGATTATTTTTTCCGATACGAACCCTCTCATATGGGTCATATATGGTATACCGTAGTCCTTCAAAAGTTGGATCAGCTTTTATCCATGTAATTTTGTCGCTTGGGTATTCACCATATTTAGAAACTTTATGAGCATCACTTCCAGACACAACAGGTTTTGGTTTACCGCCAAGTGCTCTTAAAAAGATATCGATAAAATGAGCATTCTGGGTATTTCTTTCTCCTAAAAACAGAGATATATGTTCGTCATTTCTCGCTTCAAACATATCTGCTAATTGCATAAAAAAATTGGCATCACTTGAATGCTTCTTCCAGTCAAGTTTCGCAAACCCATCAGATGTGTCATGAGGTAAGATAATTAAGCATAAATCTTCTGAAAGGCATTTTTGAGCTTCTTGCAGACAGCTTTGAGTGACCTTTGCCGTCTTACTACCAAGTTTCAAAAGTTTAACTTCATCGCAAAGATCCTCTTCACAAAATCCTTGTTCAGCAGCTTTACTAGAGTCTAAACTCTTTGCAAATTCGATCAGAGCCTCATCTGATAAGGAACGCTCTCTTTCTCCTATGCGTAACATGAGTTTAGATTTGAAATCAGATAACTGTTGAGGTGATAAATTATTTGATAAAAGGGCGTGTATATTCATCCTAAAAGACACTGGCGCTTCGATTCTTAATTCCATTCCAGGCAAAATAGTTTTATTGCATTTTACATCTGGATTCTGTTCTAGAAATTGTTTTAACTCAAGATAACCATCAAAAGACCAGTAATCCATGATTCCAAAAACTTCGACATCGGATTCATTGATTCTCTTTACGAGATTCGTTAATTCTGCATTTTTTTCCTCGTCTGTCATTTCACGGAAACGTTTACCCCCTTCCCAGTGAAATGATGCAGGAGTGTGAATATGCAGATCCCACTTTCTCCATTCCGATCCTTTTGAAAATCCCATCTTTATTTTTATTCTTAATAATTTAGATTGCTGATTAAACTTGAATTCGAGTTAGGTTTTAAACAAATAAAACAGATGCTTAAGCTCTGTTATGAAAATTCTTAACTTGTTTTTTCGTCTTAAATATCCTCTTAAATTTTAGCTTACTCAGACGATCAGGAGCTAATTTTTAAAAGGGTTTGTAGATTTTGTTTTTTATATCTTGCAAATCTCACTTAACTGATACAGTCAACTGTAATCCAAAACTATCCAACCAAGCCGCCAATTCATATACTGCTTGACTCTTATCACCTGCGCCAAAATCTTTCACCCATTGCCGATCGCCTTCACCACCCAAAGCCGCCACAACATGACCTAAACATAGAGGCAACAGCTCAGAATCAGGCTTTTCCTCTTCTAAAACAGCAGACACATAAGCTGCCGCTTCTTCAGGATCTTTGAGAGATTCAATTAAAAACTCTTCGTGAGTTTTAACCTGTACCTTTACGCTTTGCATAGTTTTTCCTGTAGATGTAGTTATTTAGTAATATCGCGATCACGATCCCCGACTTTTTTTTGCTATTACAGAACAATTTTGCCAGTCACAAAAAAAGTCGGGGATCTGCGCCTTCATACTTCCAGCTTAATTTTCGACACAGTAACGTGATATGAAGGATAATTGGATTTTATAACGTTTACAAATTCATGTCTGTTCGAGTTCGCATTGCACCAAGCCCCACGGGTAACCTACATATCGGCACAGCCCGTACCGCCGTATTTAACTGGCTGTATGCCCGTCATAACAAAGGGACATTTATCCTGAGAGTCGAAGACACCGATCGCGAACGCTCTAAGGACGAATACACCCAAAATATCTTAGAAGGCTTGGCTTGGCTAGGGATCAATTTTGATGAGGGGCCATTTTTTCAAACACAACGCAGCGATCGCTATATTGCCACCGTACAGAAGCTCCTAGCCGAGAAAAAAGCATACTTTTGCTACTGCACAGAATCTGAGC
The Pseudanabaena sp. BC1403 genome window above contains:
- a CDS encoding type II toxin-antitoxin system HicB family antitoxin; protein product: MKDYHINIFYSEADEAYIADIPDLKYCSAIAETPQQALNEVILAKTAWLEAATAENRTIPKPHHFDIGSNSNDPKPLLTS
- a CDS encoding HNH endonuclease; this encodes MARNITETTKVQVRDRANGLCEYCHAVEKWQFVQFTIDHVLPKSQGGTDNLDNLALACFHCNRQKYTKSTAIDPETGIEIPLFNPRSDRWQDHFVWSNDKLQLLGTTPTGRATVKALDCNRDRLISIRIADIAINRHPPTDDPIE
- a CDS encoding TrlF family AAA-like ATPase; translated protein: MGFSKGSEWRKWDLHIHTPASFHWEGGKRFREMTDEEKNAELTNLVKRINESDVEVFGIMDYWSFDGYLELKQFLEQNPDVKCNKTILPGMELRIEAPVSFRMNIHALLSNNLSPQQLSDFKSKLMLRIGERERSLSDEALIEFAKSLDSSKAAEQGFCEEDLCDEVKLLKLGSKTAKVTQSCLQEAQKCLSEDLCLIILPHDTSDGFAKLDWKKHSSDANFFMQLADMFEARNDEHISLFLGERNTQNAHFIDIFLRALGGKPKPVVSGSDAHKVSKYGEYPSDKITWIKADPTFEGLRYTIYDPYERVRIGKNNPISEFPKPYFSQIKIQSAQIFPKLLNKKISFTDTKLELNSGLIAIIGGRGTGKSLLLDAIAKTFNKKKSKDRTDEISMQGGFSVTYAKNTGETEEFQIGGESEIIYLHVHQREVQDIVKDPEFLSDAILNMLGISLVGESLLGKEEDIDDILRQIKECKAWLYKHPRDDSQAIIDRRTQLISTITTESNRQLIESYANNISSTKANEKHTNRLTRLKTKLDSLAIEINSEIRSVNDEFTGFSIPIVDFSSQVSSIQEAVSSLTEMTANLKLSNIRVQESLEQEKIEGDPITLLQKVEEYRSEIEKEKETIHQIDTKCGELQSLSERRNTFVNQLDIRFNKLVTHVKDKWVEKSEGRSEWVDQQKKLIKDLLQPISIHGEIYFDESKFYEHVKSCLNLTKFRARQDSSPLDRIKSMIPVNSYEAYKLLISNQPVIWFNAQSPSTLDDFLEQDDYFNQDGIDRLLTLLFSESERQKYLKVLARIKYDDKSPEELSIGQRGTLYLCLKLATESFFDPIIIDQPEDDLDNDFIMKRLVPIFTTIKKYRQIIIATHNANLVVNADAEQVIVADNKSENLSYFSGSLESPKIRERICDVLEGGKEAFRKREQKYGFK
- a CDS encoding DNA-binding protein; translated protein: MQSVKVQVKTHEEFLIESLKDPEEAAAYVSAVLEEEKPDSELLPLCLGHVVAALGGEGDRQWVKDFGAGDKSQAVYELAAWLDSFGLQLTVSVK